The Lentisphaerota bacterium nucleotide sequence ATGCTTCCGATCATAATCCTAATCTTAATCTTAATCTTCATCGTGATCCGTTTTCCACCAGGAGATTCAGATCAAGATTAGGATTACGATTACGATTACGATGGCAAAAGCCCCTTAAGCAAGTGTCATTCCGCCCGCTCACACCATTCCGGCAACCAGATCGCCGACTTCCGTCGTGCCGAATCCCATCTTTCCGGCCGCCTGGCTCTTCATCTTCGGCGTGGTGGCCATGATGGCCTTTTCCACGGCGGCGGCGGCGGCGCGTTCGCCCAGGGTGTCCAGCATCATGCCGGCCGCGCCGATCGCGGCGATCGGGTTGATGACGTTCTTGCCCGTGTACTTGGGCGCGGAGCCGCCCATCGGCTCAAACATCGAAATGCCGACCGGGTTGATGTTGCCGCCAGCGGCGATGCCCAGCCCCCCCTGGATCATGGCGCCCAGGTCGGTGATGATGTCGCCGAACAGATTCTCGGTCACGACCACATCGAACCACTCGGGATTCTTGACAAACCACATGTTGGCCGCGTCAATGTGGTTGTAATCGCGCGTCAGCTCCGGGAAGTCGCGGGCGCCCATCTCCTCGAAGGCGCGGAACCAGAGGTCGCCGCAGTGGGTCAGCACGTTGCGCTTGTGGACCAGCGTGATCGGCTTGGCGGCATATTTCGGGTTGGCAGCGTTGCGCCGGCGCTTGAGCTCGAAGGCATAGCGCAGGCAGCGGTCCACCGTGCGGCGGTCGTAGACCATAAGCTGGGAGGCGATTTCCTCAGAGGTGCCCACGCGCGTGGCGCCGCCCATGCCGGTGTAGATGCCGCCGGAATTCTCGCGGATGACCACGAAATCGATGTCCTCGGGCCCCTTGCCCTTGAGCGGCGTTTCCACGCCGGGGAAGAGGCGCACGGGGCGGAGGTTGATGTACTGGTCAAGCGCAAAGCGCATCTTGAGCAGAATGCCGAGTTCGAGAATGCCCGGCTTCACATCCGGATGGCCGATCGCGCCGAGGAAGATGGAGTGATACTTCTTCATCTCCTCGATGGCCGAGTCGGGCAGCGTCTCGCCCGTGCGCAAGTAGCGCTCGGCGCCAAAATCATAGGGCGTGACGTTGATCTTGAATCCAAACTTGGCGGCCGCAACCTGAAGCACCTTGACGCCCTCGCGCGCCACTTCGGGTCCGGTGCCGTCGCCGCCGATCAATGCAATGTTGTACGTCTTGCTCATGCTGGATGCTCTCCTGTGGGCTGTTACGCAGCTGCGCCGACCACCGGCGATGCGACGCAATCAAAAAAAATATGGGTGAATAATACGGAATCGTTCCACCCGAGTCGAGCCTGTTCTTTGGCGATCTTTTTCACGGGCGCATGGCAGTTCTGATTGAGCAGGGAGCCGTCTACGAGTCGAATCGGCGAGGGTTGGGGGATTAAGATTAAGATTAGGAGGCTCTTGCAAAACCCCTCCGGGGTGTTTGCAAGAGAGAAGTCAGAAGTCAGAAGACAGGAGTCAGAATATGAGAACACGTTGCCCGTGAGAGGGTTCCAATTCTGAATACTGAATTCTGGCTTCTGAAACCGGCGCTTGCTGAACCGACGAAGGAGGTTTTGCAAGCGCCTCTGATGCTTCGCGCTGACACCGATTGCTCTTTTCCAGTAGCCTGCGGCCCGCCAGAGACCTACCCTCGTCCAGACGCGCCAGCGTGGTAGACGGCGTCCCCGCCGCATTCACGCCGGACGGAAGCGGACTGGCCTGATAAGGGACGGGCCTGAATGGCGCTAAGTTAAGCGATGCTTCCGATCATAATCGTAATCGTAATCTTAATCGTAATCGTAATCCGTTCTCCACTAGGAGATTAAGATCAAGATTAGGATTACGATTACGATTACGATTACGATTAAGATGGCAATAGCCCCTTAACTTAGCGCCATTCGGGACGGACCTTCCCTCGATCTGTCTTCTGTATTCTGACTCCTGACTTCTCTCTTGCAAACACCCCGGAGGGGTTTTGCAAGAGGCTCCCTAATAAGAGCAGTTGAGAGGCTTGCCGCGAGAGAGCGCAAAGAACACAGAGAGTCGGCTTGATTCTTCCATGCGATCTTTGCGTTCTTTCGCGGCAAAACAATGCAGACAGGGAAAAACTGAAACTGGAAACTGGAAAACGTGAAGCACGCGGCGGTGGGACCTCCACATTGCCTCCGTCCCGGCGGCAGCGTCTTGCGGCGGCAAGCGGGTTCCCGCGCGACGCCGCTTTTTGTCGCGTCCGAACCTCCTCAAAAGCGCCTCATTTCTCCCGCAGAGGCGCAGGGGCGCGGAGGATAAAATCGAAATCGGGATCGAAGCAAATGGGGGGAATTCGACCCCGATACCTGATTCACCCACTCACGCTTTCAGCTTTCCGTTTTCAGCTTTCAGCTTTTCTCTTCAGCGGGGACGCCGCTGCCCTACCCGCTTCGCGCCTTCCCTTTTTCCTGCGGCGCGGCGAGACGCCGCTGCCCTACCCGCTTCGCGCCTTCCCTTTTTCCTTCGGCGCGGCGGGGACGCCGCTGCCCTACCTGGTGCTTCGCGCTGACAGCGATTGCTCTTTTCCAGTAGCCTGCGGCCCGCCAGGGACGGCGGGCCCTACCCTCGTCCCGACGCGCCAGCGTGGTAGACGGCGTCCCCGCCGCATTCACACCGGACGGAAGCGGACTGGACTGATAAGGGACGGGCCTGAATGGCGCTAAGTTAAGGAGCTATTGCCATCTTAATCGTAATCTTAATCTTAATCTTTTGGTGGAGAACGGATTACGATTAAGATTAAGATTAAGATTAGGATTAGGATCAGAAGCATCGCTTAACTTCGCGCCATTCAGACCTGTCCCTTGGCTGCCTCCTTGGCTGCCCTGGTCTTGAGCACGACGGATAACTCATGGAACTGGGGCCAGAACCACGCGGAAGCCCAGGTCGAGGAACGTGTCCGACGGCCTGAACCAGTAGCGGAAAGCCGACCGGCAGTTCGAGGCGACGAAGAACCAACTGCCGCCCCGGTACACACGGAACGAGCCAGTCGCAGGCCCAGATGGATCCGCACTCCCCAATCCGTTGTAGCTGTCTTGATACCAGTCCTGGCACCACTCCCACACATTGCCACTCATGTCGTACAGCCCCAGTTCGTTCGCCGCCTTCTTGCCGACCAGATGCGTTGTGCCCCCGCTGTTGTCCGTAAACCACCCGACAGTCCCAAGGTAGTTGCCGCCGCTGTAGGTGAAGCCCCGGCTCTTCGATCCGCCGCGCGCGGCGTATTCCCATTCCGCCTCCGTCGGCAACCGGTAAACATAGCCTGCTGGCAACCGGCCCGCTGCCCGCTCTCGCTCCGTCAAGGTGCGGCAGAACTCCGCACACCGGGTCCAATCTACCTGCTCCACCGGCAGGTCGTCGCCTTTGAAATAACTGGGACTGTCGTTCATGAGTTGCCGCCACTGCGCCTGCGTCACCTCGGTCTTGCCCATCCAGAACCCCTTCGTGAGCGGCACCGTTCGCACCGGCTTCTCGTCGGACGAACCGTCGTTCGACCCCATCGAAAAACTGCCCGGCGCGACCTCGACGAAGGCCATTCCCAGTACGTTGCCCTGCGTCGGGTCTTTCGGCTTGAGGTTCCGCTCCGCCTCGGCCTTGAGCGCCAGCGCCTCGGTGTGGGCCGCGTCGAGCGCCAACGCCTCGCCGGCCTTGGCAAGGCAGGTCTGCCACTGCCCGGCGGCTTTGGCCGCACGGGCTGCCGCGATGGCGGCGGTGAGCGCGCCCTGGCGCTCGCGTTCCCGAGCCTCCCGTTCCTGCCGGGCCTGCCGTTCGGCCTCGGCAGCCTTCTCCGCCGCTAGCCGATCAGTCTCAACTTTCTCGGCGGCCAAGGCCTCGGCGGCTGCGGCAGGGAGGGCCGCCAGCGCGTCGGCATAGGCACGGGTGCCTTCGGCCGGGTCGTTGGCCGAGGCGTCGCCGATCCGCTGCTGACGCTGGACATCGGCCCATTTCGGCCCGCCGTGTTTCGCCAGCAGCGCGGCTCGCGGGGACGCTCGCCCTCCAGTCTCGAAGAGGGCCGCGGCGTCGGCGGAGGCGTTCTCGCCGGCCGCCGCGCGACGGGCCTCCTCGGCCTCGCCCCTCCGCGTCTCCGCGTCTCCGGGCGCCGCAGCCGATTCCGTCAGTGTCCGGCACTCCGCCAGCACCGCGTCATAGCCGCTCAGCGCCTGACCCCAGCCGCCGCCCTGACGGGCCGCCTCGGCCTCGCGCCACATCATCTCCAGCGCATCGAGGCGCTTCCCGAAGCCCTGCCCGGGGTCGAGCTTCTGCGTCTTCTCCCGCGCCAGCGACGCCGCCGCGTGGCGCTTGTTGGTCTCCCGTTCGCCCGCCTTGGCCTCGTTCTGGGACCGGATTGACGCGATTGACGCGACGGCGAAGATCGCCAGCGCCGTCGCCCAGAGAACCGCCTTTCCACGCCGCCGGCTGCCGACTGCCACGCCTCCGAGCGCCGCCTTCAGGTCGCGGTGGACGACGCCCTTGCCGTGGGCATACGCCAACGCATCGCAGATCTGCAGGGCCAGAGTGCGGACCTCG carries:
- a CDS encoding 3-isopropylmalate dehydrogenase — its product is MSKTYNIALIGGDGTGPEVAREGVKVLQVAAAKFGFKINVTPYDFGAERYLRTGETLPDSAIEEMKKYHSIFLGAIGHPDVKPGILELGILLKMRFALDQYINLRPVRLFPGVETPLKGKGPEDIDFVVIRENSGGIYTGMGGATRVGTSEEIASQLMVYDRRTVDRCLRYAFELKRRRNAANPKYAAKPITLVHKRNVLTHCGDLWFRAFEEMGARDFPELTRDYNHIDAANMWFVKNPEWFDVVVTENLFGDIITDLGAMIQGGLGIAAGGNINPVGISMFEPMGGSAPKYTGKNVINPIAAIGAAGMMLDTLGERAAAAAVEKAIMATTPKMKSQAAGKMGFGTTEVGDLVAGMV